In Siniperca chuatsi isolate FFG_IHB_CAS linkage group LG20, ASM2008510v1, whole genome shotgun sequence, the following proteins share a genomic window:
- the LOC122867437 gene encoding uncharacterized protein LOC122867437 gives MIQARHEYDGAQQCSGLSRDRVQVWALAGPLRDIQSPVAPPLLPGLRVVVLLEDEPWPRSEVQSRFSSGMSPYIAAFVFPLDPDRSPSTAMRHCRDGVGQVMSGGQVSSGRDACIQAKEFSLCFIRPEDLVSPGLGVLQERFLELLQVLGHLPPPPIAQFVRSRLQEESWWFQTSDGGLCAHWDPRSGPRCSPVSEVYGPVLGLHGSACALTCGVSGETFYRPACAVPDHVQSADSPQVDSV, from the exons ATGATTCAGGCTCGGCACGAATACGACGGGGCTCAGCAGtgttcaggtctctccagagatcgGGTTcaggtctgggctctggctgggccgcTCAGGGACATTCAGAGTCCCGTAGCCCCGCCTCTGTTACCTGGGCTGAGGgttgttgtcctgttggaagatgaaccgtGGCCCcggtctgaggtccagagcaggttttcatcaggGATGTCTccgtacattgctgcattcgtCTTTCCCCTCGATCCGGACCGGTCTCCCAGCACCGCCATGCGTCACTGTAGGGACGGtgttggccag gtgatgagcggggGCCAGGTGTCCTCCGGACGTGACGCTTGCATTCAGGCTAAAGAGTTCAGTctgtgtttcatcagaccagaggatttAGTTTCTCCtggtctgggagtccttcaggAGCGGTTTCTGGAGCTCCTTCAGGTTCTCGGTCACCTTCCCCCccccccgatcgctcagtttgtCCGTTCCCGGCTccaggaagagtcctggtggttccagaCTTCCGATGGAGGTCTCTGTGCTCACTGGGACCCCAGATCTGGGCCTCGATGCAgtcctgtctcggaggtctacgGACCcgtccttggacttcatggctcgGCCTGCGCTCTGACGTGCGGCGTTAGCGGTGAGACCTTTTATAGACCGGCGTGTGCCGTTCCGGATCACGTCCAATCAGCTGATTCACCACAGGTGGACTccgtatga